The following proteins come from a genomic window of Chaetodon auriga isolate fChaAug3 chromosome 16, fChaAug3.hap1, whole genome shotgun sequence:
- the mvp gene encoding major vault protein codes for MSTKGGNRGVEFEGLIDASIIRIPPHHYIHVLDQNTNIARVEIGPLTYIRQDNERVLFSPVRMIMVPPRHYCVVLNPVARDDDKQVLFDQSGQAKLRHADLEIRLTQDPFPLYPGEEVQQDVTPLQIVYPDTALRLQALLDFEVEGGEKRVAGDEWLFEGPGTYIPRKEVVVLETIKATVIRENQAIRLRARKEGVDRGGVRRVTGEEWLVSKVGAYLPGAHEEVIDIVNAFILTDKKALHVRAVRAFKDAGGRERRTGEEWLITMADREAHIPSVSEEVVGVVDVTTLNSRQYCVVLDPVGPDGKPQLGKKRVVKGERSFFLQPGEHLEQGIQDVFVLSEDEGLVLRAVEAFNDTEEREEEEEEEAEEEELMEERAKRSRRSGVLRRPGDRWMLRGPIEYVPPTAVEVMHRRQTIPLDENEGIYVRDIKTGKVRAVIGHTYMLSQDEVLWQKVLPANVEALLASPLDPMADRSDRTRTGEAVVRDKTKVVSYRVPHNAAVQVYDYREKKARVVFGPERVMLGPDEQFTVLSLSGDKPKRANVIKAVCLLLGPDFCTDIITIETADHARLQLQLSYNWHFDIKHPAEPAQAAAVFSVPDFVGDACKAIASRVRGAVASVQFDDFHKNSNRIICSAVFGFDEKLAVRPSLRFSQNNLVISSVDIQSVEPVDQRTRDALQKSVQLAIEITTNSQEAAARHEAERLEQEARGKLERQRITDQAEAERARKELLELEALSAAVESTGAAKAEAQSRAEAARIQGEAAVNEAKLKAEAQRIEAEAELQRLAKAREQELNYKKQMDSLEVDKQKSLAQIESERFGQLVASLGSDTLKEMARAGPELQVKMLQALGLKSTLITDGSSPINLFTTANGLLGALPGQGQ; via the exons ATGTCTACGAAGGGAGGAAACCGCGGGGTGGAGTTTGAGGGGCTGATTGATGCGTCAATCATCCGGATCCCGCCCCATCACTACATCCATGTGCTGGACCAGAACACCAACATCGCCCGTGTGGAGATCGGCCCGCTCACCTACATCCGCCAGGACAATGAGAG AGTGCTCTTTTCCCCGGTTCGTATGATCATGGTGCCGCCGCGTCACTACTGTGTGGTCCTCAACCCCGTGGCCCGCGACGATGACAAGCAGGTCCTCTTTGACCAATCGGGCCAGGCCAAGCTGCGTCACGCCGACCTGGAGATCCGTCTGACCCAGGACCCGTTCCCCCTGTACCCCGGAGAGGAGGTCCAGCAG GATGTGACCCCGCTGCAAATCGTGTATCCGGACACGGCGCTCCGTCTTCAGGCCCTGCTGGACTtcgaggtggagggaggagagaagagggtcgCTGGAGACGAGTGGCTGTTCGAGGGACcag ggacGTACATCCCCAGGAAGGAGGTGGTCGTGCTGGAGACCATCAAGGCCACCGTGATCAGAGAGAACCAGGCCATCAGGCTGAGGGCCCGCAAGGAGGGAGTGGACAGAGGAGGCGTCCGGAGGgtcacag gtgaGGAGTGGCTGGTCAGTAAGGTAGGAGCGTACCTTCCAGGTGCTCATGAGGAGGTCATCGACATCGTGAACGCTTTCATCCTCACTGACAAG AAAGCGCTTCATGTTCGCGCCGTGCGAGCCTTTAAAGACGCCGGCGGGCGGGAACGCCGCACCGGGGAGGAGTGGCTCATCACCATGGCCGACAGGGAGGCGCACATCCCGTCCGTGTcggaggaggtggtgggggtggtggaTGTGACCACGCTGAACAGCAGGCAGTACTGCGTGGTCCTGGACCCGGTGGGGCCTGATGGGAAACCTCAGCTGGGAAAGAAGAGGGTGGTGAAG ggCGAGCGTTCATTTTTCCTGCAGCCAGGCGAGCACCTTGAACAGGGCATCCAGGACGTCTTCGTGCTGTCGGAGGATGAAGGTCTGGTGCTGAGAGCCGTGGAGGCCTTCAACGACACCGAGGAG cgtgaggaggaggaagaggaagaggcggaggaggaggagctgatggaggagagggcGAAGCGTTCCCGGAGGAGCGGCGTCCTCCGTCGCCCCGGAGACCGCTGGATGCTGCGGGGTCCCATCGAGTACGTCCCCCCGACCGCTGTGGAGGTGATGCACAGACGACAGACGATCCCATTGGACGAGAACGAGGGCATCTACGTCAGAGACATCAAAACCGGAAAG GTGCGAGCAGTGATCGGTCACACCTACATGCTGAGTCAGGATGAGGTGTTGTGGCAGAAGGTGCTCCCGGCTAACGTCGAGGCCCTGCTGGCGTCTCCTTTGGACCCGATGGCCGACCGCTCGGACCGGACCAGAACCGGAGAGGCCGTCGTGAGGGACAAGACCAAGGTGGTCTCCTACAGGGTCCCCCACAATGCCGCCGTCCAGGTCTACGActacagagagaagaaggcCAG GGTGGTCTTTGGACCAGAGAGGGTAATGTTGGGACCCGACGAGCAGTTCACCGTGCTGTCGCTGTCCGGAGACAAACCAAAGAGGGCCAACGTCATCAAGGCCGTCTGCCTCCTGCTGGGGCCCGACTTCTGCACCGACATCATCACCATCGAGACGGCCGACCACGCccgactgcagctgcagctctcctACAACTG GCACTTTGACATCAAGCATCCAGCCGAGCCGGCTCAGGCGGCGGCTGTCTTCTCAGTCCCCGACTTCGTGGGAGACGCCTGTAAGGCCATCGCCTCCCGGGTCCGAGGAGCCGTCGCCTCCGTGCAGTTCGATGATTTCCACAAG AACTCAAACCGGATCATCTGCTCTGCCGTGTTCGGCTTCGATGAGAAGCTGGCGGTTCGTCCCAGCCTTCGCTTCAGCCAGAACAACCTGGTGATCAGCAGCGTGGACATCCAGTCTGTGGAGCCCGTCGACCAGAGGACACGGGACGCCCTGCAGAAGAGCGTCCAGCTGGCCATCGAGATCACCACCAACTCCCAGGAGGCCGCGGCACG gcacgAGGCGGAGCGTCTGGAGCAGGAGGCTCGGGGGAagctggagaggcagaggatCACTGACCAGGCCGAGGCAGAGCGAGCCaggaaggagctgctggagctggaggcgCTCAG cgCGGCGGTGGAGAGCACGGGAGCTGCCAAGGCCGAGGCTCAGTCTCGGGCGGAGGCGGCTCGTATTCAGGGAGAGGCGGCGGTCAACGAGGCCAAGCTGAAGGCCGAGGCTCAGAGGATCGAGGCG gaGGCGGAGCTCCAGCGCCTGGCGAAGGCTCGTGAGCAGGAGCTGAACTATAAGAAGCAGATGGACAGTCTGGAGGTGGACAAGCAGAAGAGTCTGGCTCAGATCGAGAGCGAGCGCTTCGGTCAGCTGGTGGCGAGTCTGGGCAGCGACACGCTGAAGGAGATGGCCAGAGCCGGGCCGGAGCTGCAG GTGAAGATGCTCCAGGCTCTGGGGCTGAAGTCCACCCTCATCACGGACGGGTCGTCACCCATCAACCTCTTCACCACGGCCAACGGCCTGCTGGGGGCGCTGCCGGGGCAGGgccagtga
- the LOC143334052 gene encoding uncharacterized protein LOC143334052 isoform X1 produces MSPSRPPVSDRPQPPFNTSLCLRRLMSTSPSAAQPPSSMEESQQPHQPISTQQDVEADRAAVTSQPVSADQQVPPPTADAPGAKQTEDKDMDHLTVITDNMETSNGIGSVRADSSPTVSSVSPKLHAKPGGHANGRPGLGSRSGSVAAGSPRPSLTRQPSAITEATVDGSKPRDYLILAILSCFCPLWPINIVALTFSVMSRNSLQQGNIDGARRLGRNAMILSVVSILGGIAIISAAIALNWGLILKS; encoded by the exons ATGTCTCCGTCTCGTCCACCCGTCTCAGATCGCCCTCAGCCTCCCTTCAACACTTCGCTCTGTCTTCGCCGTCTGATGTCCACCAGTCCCAGCGCCGCCCAGCCTCCCAGCAGCATGGAGGAGTCCCAGCAGCCacaccagccaatcagcacgCAGCAGGACGTAGAAGCCGACCGCGCCGCCGTGACGTCTCAACCCGTCAGCGCAGACCAGCAAGTCCCGCCCCCGACAGCAGACGCTCCTGGtgccaaacaaacagaggacaaagacatgGACCACCTGACAGTGATCACTGACAACATGGAGACCA gtaACGGCATCGGCTCCGTGAGGGCCGACTCGTCTCccacagtgtcctctgtgtcgCCCAAGCTGCACGCCAAGCCGGGCGGTCACGCTAACGGTCGGCCTGGTTTGGGCAGCCGGTCCGGCTCGGTGGCGGCGGGCTCGCCCCGGCCCTCGCTCACCCGCCAGCCCAGCGCCATCACAGAGGCCACTGTGGACGGCTCCAAGCCGAGGGACTACCTGATCCTGGCCATCCTGTCCTGCTTCTGCCCGCTGTGGCCCATCAACATCGTAGCCCTCACCTTCTCCGTGATG TCCCGGAACAGCCTGCAGCAAGGAAACATCGACGGAGCACGCCGTCTGGGCCGCAACGCCATGATTCTATCCGTCGTCTCCATCTTGGGAGGGATCGCCATCATCAGCGCCGCCATCGCTCTCAACTGGGGAT tGATATTAAAGTCCTGA
- the LOC143334052 gene encoding uncharacterized protein LOC143334052 isoform X2: MSTSPSAAQPPSSMEESQQPHQPISTQQDVEADRAAVTSQPVSADQQVPPPTADAPGAKQTEDKDMDHLTVITDNMETSNGIGSVRADSSPTVSSVSPKLHAKPGGHANGRPGLGSRSGSVAAGSPRPSLTRQPSAITEATVDGSKPRDYLILAILSCFCPLWPINIVALTFSVMSRNSLQQGNIDGARRLGRNAMILSVVSILGGIAIISAAIALNWGLILKS, translated from the exons ATGTCCACCAGTCCCAGCGCCGCCCAGCCTCCCAGCAGCATGGAGGAGTCCCAGCAGCCacaccagccaatcagcacgCAGCAGGACGTAGAAGCCGACCGCGCCGCCGTGACGTCTCAACCCGTCAGCGCAGACCAGCAAGTCCCGCCCCCGACAGCAGACGCTCCTGGtgccaaacaaacagaggacaaagacatgGACCACCTGACAGTGATCACTGACAACATGGAGACCA gtaACGGCATCGGCTCCGTGAGGGCCGACTCGTCTCccacagtgtcctctgtgtcgCCCAAGCTGCACGCCAAGCCGGGCGGTCACGCTAACGGTCGGCCTGGTTTGGGCAGCCGGTCCGGCTCGGTGGCGGCGGGCTCGCCCCGGCCCTCGCTCACCCGCCAGCCCAGCGCCATCACAGAGGCCACTGTGGACGGCTCCAAGCCGAGGGACTACCTGATCCTGGCCATCCTGTCCTGCTTCTGCCCGCTGTGGCCCATCAACATCGTAGCCCTCACCTTCTCCGTGATG TCCCGGAACAGCCTGCAGCAAGGAAACATCGACGGAGCACGCCGTCTGGGCCGCAACGCCATGATTCTATCCGTCGTCTCCATCTTGGGAGGGATCGCCATCATCAGCGCCGCCATCGCTCTCAACTGGGGAT tGATATTAAAGTCCTGA